One window of the Canis aureus isolate CA01 chromosome 1, VMU_Caureus_v.1.0, whole genome shotgun sequence genome contains the following:
- the TAAR5 gene encoding trace amine-associated receptor 5 yields the protein MDTVLSQGSEERPTTFCYQVNGSCPRTVHPLDIQLAIYMACAVGMLITVLGNLFVVFAVSYFKVLHTPTNFLLLSLALADMFLGLLVLPLSTIRSVESCWFFGDFLCRLHTYLDTLFCLTSIFHLCFISIDRHCAICEPLIYPSKFTVRVAVRYILAGWGIPAAYTAFFLYTDVVENGLSQWLEEMPCVGSCQLLFNKFWGWLNFPMFFFPCLIMISLYVKIFVVATKQAQQISTLSKNLAGAAKRERKAAKTLGIAVGIYLLCWLPFTIDTLVDTLLNFITPPLVFDIFIWFAYFNSACNPIIYVFSYRWFRKALKLCLSQEIFSPRTPTIDLYQE from the coding sequence ATGGACACTGTCCTCAGCCAAGGTTCTGAAGAACGCCCCACCACTTTCTGCTACCAGGTGAATGGGTCTTGCCCCAGGACAGTCCATCCTCTGGACATCCAGTTGGCCATCTACATGGCCTGTGCAGTAGGCATGCTGATTACAGTCCTGGGAAATTTGTTTGTGGTGTTTGCTGTGTCCTACTTCAAAGTgcttcacactcccaccaacttCTTGCTGCTTTCCCTGGCCCTGGCTGACATGTTTCTGGGTCTGCTGGTGCTGCCCCTCAGTACCATTCGCTCAGTGGAGAGCTGCTGGTTCTTTGGAGACTTCCTCTGCCGCCTGCATACCTACCTGGACACCCTCTTCTGTCTCACCTCCATCTTTCATCTCTGTTTCATTTCCATTGACCGCCACTGTGCCATCTGTGAGCCCCTGATCTATCCTTCCAAGTTCACAGTCAGGGTGGCTGTCAGGTACATCCTGGCAGGGTGGGGGATTCCAGCGGCTTACACTGCCTTCTTCCTCTACACAGATGTGGTAGAAAATGGGCTCAGTCAGTGGCTGGAAGAGATGCCTTGTGTGGGCAGTTGCCAGCTGCTATTCAATAAGTTTTGGGGCTGGTTAAATTTTCCTATGTTCTTTTTCCCCTGCCTCATCATGATCAGCTTGTATGTGAAGATTTTTGTGGTTGCTACTAAGCAGGCTCAGCAGATCAGCACCTTGAGCAAAAACCTGGCTGGGGCTGCCAAACGTGAAAGAAAAGCTGCCAAGACCCTGGGCATCGCTGTGGGCATATACCTCTTGTGCTGGCTTCCCTTCACCATTGACACTCTGGTTGACACCCTCCTTAACTTCATCACACCACCACTGGTTTTTGACATCTTTATCTGGTTTGCTTATTTCAACTCAGCCTGCAACCCTATCATCTATGTCTTTTCCTACCGGTGGTTCAGAAAGGCACTGAAACTCTGCCTGAGTCAGGAGATCTTCTCACCTCGGACACCCACTATTGATTTGTACCAAGAATGA
- the LOC144282035 gene encoding trace amine-associated receptor 4 codes for MMNSPDIYNPPELQFCFALVNNSCPRNMRSMLSVCTMYIVMIGAIVMTMLGNLVVIISIAHFKQLQHPTNFLILSMATTDFLLSCVVMPFSMVRSIESCWYFGDLFCKVHSCCDIMLCTTSIFHLCFISVDRYYAVCDPLHYVIKITIPVIEVFLLISWSIPIFFAFGLVFSELNLIGTEDFVAAIDCTGLCILIFNKLWGVLASFIAFFLPGTVMVGIYVHIFTVARKHARQIGMGPIKRQAGSESKMKVSSKTESKATKTLSIVMGVFVLCWLPFFVLTIIDPFINFTTPEDLYNVFLWLGYFNSTFNPIIYGMFYPWFRKALRMIVTGTIFHPDSSTLNLYPADT; via the coding sequence ATGATGAATTCACCTGACATTTACAACCCTCCAGAACTACAATTTTGCTTTGCCTTGGTCAACAATTCATGCCCTAGAAATATGAGGTCTATGCTGAGTGTGTGTACCATGTATATTGTCATGATTGGTGCTATAGTGATGACCATGTTGGGCAACCTGGTTGTGATAATTTCCATTGCCCACTTCAAACAGCTCCAGCATCCTACCAACTTTCTGATCCTATCCATGGCCACCACTGACTTTTTGTTGAGCTGTGTGGTCATGCCTTTCAGTATGGTCAGGTCCATTGAGTCTTGCTGGTATTTTGGAGACCTCTTCTGCAAAGTCCACAGCTGCTGTGACATCATGCTCTGTACCACCTCTATTTTTCACCTCTGCTTCATCTCAGTGGATCGCTACTATGCTGTCTGTGACCCTTTGCATTATGTCATCAAAATTACCATCCCTGTAATAGAGGTCTTTCTGCTCATCAGTTGGTCTATTCCCATCTTTTTTGCCTTTGGCCTGGTATTCTCAGAGTTAAACCTAATTGGTACAGAGGACTTTGTTGCAGCCATTGACTGCACAGGTTTGTGTATATTGATATTTAATAAACTCTGGGGGGTGCTGGCTTCCTTTATAGCCTTCTTTCTCCCTGGAACTGTAATGGTGGGGATTTATGTACACATTTTCACAGTAGCTAGGAAGCATGCTAGGCAAATTGGCATGGGTCCTATCAAGAGACAAGCTGGGtcagaaagcaaaatgaaagtatcatccaaaacagaaagcaaggCCACCAAGACATTAAGCATAGTCATGGGAGTGTTTGTGTTGTGCTGGCTGCCCTTTTTTGTCTTGACAATCATAGaccctttcattaattttacaACTCCTGAAGATTTGTACAATGTCTTCCTCTGGCTGGGTTATTTCAATTCCACTTTCAATCCCATTATATATGGCATGTTTTATCCCTGGTTTCGAAAAGCATTGAGGATGATTGTCACTGGAACAATCTTCCACCCTGACTCTTCTACCCTAAACCTATATCCTGCAGATACTTAG